ATATGGTGTTCGATATTGCCATTTTTACCTGTAATCAGTATATCTGGCATGCCACCGTTCCAAATGCTGGCAGTGGTGCGTTCAAAATCTAATTCGACAATACTTGCGGCGCAAAACATACCCGTGGGGAGAATATTGAATAGTCGTCGATTCATTTCGGCAGCTATATCACCAATAGAGAAGCCGCTAGCTGTCATGGTGTAAAAAATATCCGAGGTTGGCATGGCACCAATCGCTGCGGACAGGCCATGACCCGTAAAGTCACCTAACATGATATGCATGCCACCAGAAGGGGTGTGTGCACAGAGTAAAATATCACCACTAAACAGTGACATGGGCGACAAATAATAGTTAATGCTGGTGTGCTTGAGGTCGCCACGATCAAGAATAGTGGAAAAAACATGTTCGGCAATACTAAGTTCGCGTTGGGCACGATTTTTATGTTTTTGCAGTTGTGTGGTTTGGTCATTCAGTTTTTCGTGTAGTTTTTGAATGCGTGCCATTGCTGCGATTTTTGCAAGCAAAGCATAGTGATCGTAGGGGCCGGAAAGTATGTCATCACCGCCACACTCGATGCATTTTCCCAACACATCGCTGCCAGTTAATGTGGTGATGAAAATGATAGGTACAAAGCGGTCTCCGCATAGAGCCTTTATTTGTGAAGTGGCGACATAGCCATCCATTTCTGGCAATACTACATCCATCAATATCATGTCAGGTTGTTCGGCTTTAAATATTGCGACAGCCTCAACCCCATCACCAGCGAGAATGACTTCATGCTTGTCTTCCAGAAGGATTGATTCCAGGATTCTACGTTTGTAGATGGTGTCTTCAACAATAAGAATTCGC
This window of the Gammaproteobacteria bacterium genome carries:
- a CDS encoding SpoIIE family protein phosphatase, yielding MRILIVEDTIYKRRILESILLEDKHEVILAGDGVEAVAIFKAEQPDMILMDVVLPEMDGYVATSQIKALCGDRFVPIIFITTLTGSDVLGKCIECGGDDILSGPYDHYALLAKIAAMARIQKLHEKLNDQTTQLQKHKNRAQRELSIAEHVFSTILDRGDLKHTSINYYLSPMSLFSGDILLCAHTPSGGMHIMLGDFTGHGLSAAIGAMPTSDIFYTMTASGFSIGDIAAEMNRRLFNILPTGMFCAASIVELDFERTTASIWNGGMPDILITGKNGNIEHHIVSSHQALGVRPEDKFERKTEIIPVNKFNKIYIYSDGLIEAKNHRGRKFGMKNLHSQFPQAALSDPPLSNLLNNLETYTAGCDQSDDISIAEISTAINDTWRADQDSKSQNRMAPSTWNLSLRLNADTLKTVNPVPLLLNLIMGVQAPQGHRERIFTILSELFSNSLDHGLLGVDSAMKSNATGFAEYYRLREKRLAKLEDGQIDIKLNHQPNSNQTSGKLIIKVNDSGPGFNHNAVFNILKSNQGYSGRGIALVKSLCKSVNYRSNGNQVEATYEWNRK